The Microplitis demolitor isolate Queensland-Clemson2020A chromosome 8, iyMicDemo2.1a, whole genome shotgun sequence genome has a segment encoding these proteins:
- the LOC103576744 gene encoding DNA replication licensing factor Mcm2 produces MSQRSSPPRSVRHADAPTSPAPEMDEPFEDEGLLGDEPSQEDIVNEEEGDGEELFGDDMEADYRPMPALDRYDHALMDDDEYSELSQSDRAAAEAAMRKRDRAAGIYRDDRDLLYEDSDEDDTQNQKRRRAEKAATGEMEDAEMIESIENLEDTRGHSVKEWVMMLGPRTEIANRFKNFLRTYTDGKGHCLYKERIRHMCESNQSSFVVEFPILASKEHVLAYFLPEAPFQMLEIFDGVAKELVLTIFPSYERVTAEIHVRISELPLIEELRTFRKLHLNQLVRTLGVVTATTGVLPQLSVVKYDCTKCGYVLGPFVQSQNAEVKPGSCPECQSVGPFIINMEQTIYRNYQKITIQESPGRIPAGRIPRSKDCILLSDLCDRCKPGDEVDLTGIYTNSYDGSLNTEQGFPVFSTVLLANHVVIKDSKDIVDSLTEEEVNDILKLSKDHRIADRIVASIAPSIYGHEFIKRALALAIFGGESKNPGNKHRIRGDINVLLCGDPGTAKSQFLKYTEKIAPRAVFTTGQGASAVGLTAYVSKSPVTREWTLEAGALVLADHGVCLIDEFDKMNDQDRTSIHEAMEQQSISISKAGIVTSLHARCSVIAASNPIGGRYDASMTFSENVDLSEPILSRFDILCIVKDEVDPMQDRHLAKFVVNSHIKNHPTNEDRELQPELIDDTAANDITIPQDLLKKYIVYARQNIHPKLTNVDQDKVAKLYSQLRQESLATGSLPITVRHIESIIRMSEASAKMHLRDHVREDDINLAIRMALDSFVDTQKYSVMKSMRHTFQKYLMYRKDHSELLYYILRQITLDTLAFQKALHGSRVTTIEVSEKDLLDKAKQIDIHNLVPFYESDIFKKNNFVYDSKRRVIVQTLPEIVDENN; encoded by the exons Atg AGTCAACGAAGTTCGCCACCGAGAAGTGTAAGACATGCAGACGCTCCAACATCACCAGCACCTGAGATGGACGAGCCTTTCGAAGACGAGGGTCTCCTGGGAGATGAACCCTCTCAGGAGGACATCGTCAACGAGGAAGAAGGGGACGGCGAGGAATTGTTTGGTGATGACATGGAAGCTGATTATCGGCCGATGCCGGCACTAGATCGTTATGATCACGCTCTGATGGATGATGACGAGTACTCCGAATTATCCCAGAGTGATCGAGCGGCTGCTGAAGCGGCGATGCGCAAACGAGATCGAGCTGCTGGTATTTACCGGGATGACAGAGATCTTTTGTACG AGGACAGCGATGAAGATGACACACAGAATCAAAAACGTAGACGCGCTGAAAAAGCTGCTACCGGAGAGATGGAGGATGCTGAGATGATAGAATCAATCGAGAATCTTGAAGACACAAGAGGTCATTCAGTAAAAGAGTGGGTGATGATGTTGGGTCCAAGAACTGAAATAGCAAatcgttttaaaaactttttacggACGTACACTGATGGCAAAGGTCATTGTTTGTATAAAGAACGTATCAGACATATGTGCGAAAGCAATCAGTCTAGTTTCGTCGTTGAATTTCCTATACTTGCTAGCAAGGAACACGTTCTTGCTTATTTCCTTCCCGAGGCGCCATTTCAAATGCTTGAAATATTTGATGGAGTGGCAAAAGAGCTAGTCTTGACTATTTTCCCAAGTTACGAACGAGTAACAGCTGAAATCCACGTCAGAATATCCGAGCTGCCGCTTATTGAAGAGCTGCGTACCTTTAGGAAGCTTCATCTCAACCAGTTGGTACGAACACTTGGTGTTGTAACAGCGACAACTGGAGTCTTACCTCAGCTGTCTGTTGTCAAATATGACTGTACTAAGTGTGGTTACGTACTGGGGCCCTTTGTGCAATCACAAAATGCCGAAGTGAAGCCTGGTTCCTGTCCCGAGTGTCAAAGTGTTGGTCCATTTATCATCAACATGGAACAAACTATTTACCGCAATTATCAGAAGATAACAATCCAAGAATCTCCAGGAAGAATACCAGCTGGTCGTATTCCTCGTAGTAAAGATTGTATATTGTTGTCTGATCTATGCGATCGTTGTAAACCTGGTGATGAAGTTGATCTCACTGGTATCTATACCAACAGTTACGACGGGTCGTTGAACACTGAGCAAGGATTCCCCGTCTTTTCAACGGTACTTTTAGCCAATCATGTTGTCATAAAAGATTCCAAGGATATCGTCGACTCACTGACGGAAGAAGaagtaaatgatattttaaaattaagtaaagaTCATCGTATCGCTGATCGTATTGTCGCAAGTATCGCTCCTTCAATTTACGGTCACGAATTTATAAAACGTGCATTGGCACTTGCAATATTTGGCGGTGAGTCTAAGAACCCCGGTAACAAACACAGAATACGTGGTGACATAAATGTGTTACTCTGTGGTGATCCAGGTACTGCtaaatcacaatttttaaaatacactgaaaaaatagCACCTCGTGCAGTATTTACCACCGGACAGGGAGCATCAGCTGTCGGTTTAACTGCTTATGTATCAAAGTCTCCAGTGACAAGAGAGTGGACACTCGAGGCTGGTGCCTTAGTACTTGCTGACCATGGAGTCTGTCTAATTGATGAGTTTGACAAAATGAATGATCAAGACAGAACGTCTATTCACGAGGCCATGGAACAGCAGAGCATATCAATATCTAAAGCTGGTATCGTCACGTCTCTCCACGCCAGGTGTTCAGTTATCGCTGCTTCTAATCCTATTGGCGGGCGATACGATGCAAGTATGACCTTCTCCGAGAATGTTGATCTATCAGAACCAATTCTCTCACGTTTTGATATACTCTGCATTGTAAAGGATGAAGTAGACCCGATGCAAGATCGACATCTTGCCAAATTCGTCGTAAATTCTCACATTAAAAATCATCCTACGAATGAAGACAGAGAGTTACAACCAGAACTAATTGATGATACTGCAGCTAATGACATCACCATACCTCaagacttattaaaaaaatatatcgtcTATGCACGTCAAAATATTCATCCGAAACTCACGAATGTTGATCAAGACAAAGTTGCTAAATTGTACAGCCAGTTGAGACAAGAGAGTCTGGCCACCGGAAGTCTTCCTATCACTGTCAGACATATAGAGAGCATAATAAGAATGTCTGAAGCGAGTGCCAAAATGCACTTGCGGGATCACGTGCGTGAAGATGACATAAATCTTGCCATCAGAATGGCACTGGACAGTTTCGTTGATACGCAAAAGTACTCGGTTATGAAGAGCATGCGTCATACATTCCAGAAGTATTTGATGTACAGAAAAGACCACAGCGAACTactctattatattttacgaCAAATTACACTCGATACCCTGGCATTCCAGAAAGCGCTCCATGGATCCCGCGTTACAACGATTGAAGTTTCGGAGAAAGATCTTTTGGATAAAGCCAAACAAATCGACATTCACAACTTGGTGCCTTTTTACGAAAGTGATATCTTTAAGAagaataattttgtatatgattCTAAGAGAAGAGTTATCGTCCAAACGTTGCCTGAAAttgttgatgaaaataattaa
- the LOC103576743 gene encoding zinc finger CCHC domain-containing protein 10 isoform X2, which produces MRCQKCLEMGHWSYECKGKRKYLHRSSRTTQLKKALKQKEENKSETKNSKSKDENAVEKIPVTKKKKSKKESSSSSSSDSSSSDSDSSSSDSSSDSDSSSSSSSSSSSSSSNSSSSSSSSSSSSSSSNDSSSKKKRRKKK; this is translated from the exons ATGAGGTGTCAAAAATGTTTAGAAATGGGCCACTGGAGTTATGAATGCAAAGGAAAACGAAAATATCTCCATCGGTCTTCAAGGACAACGCAATTAAAAAAAGCTTTGAAAcagaaagaagaaaataaatc agaaacaaaaaattcaaaatcaaaagATGAAAATGCGGTGGAAAAAATACCAGTGacgaagaagaaaaaaagtaagaaagagTCAAGCAGCTCAAGTAGTTCAGATTCTTCAAGCAGTGACAGCGATAGCAGTTCATCAGATTCCTCGTCGGACAGCGACTCCAGCAGCAGCAGTTCCAGCAGTAGCTCTAGCAGCAGTAGTAATAGTtccagtagcagtagcagcagcagcagcagtagctCTAGTAGCAATGACTCGAGTAGCAAAAAGAAGCGacgaaaaaagaaataa
- the LOC103576742 gene encoding leucine-rich repeat protein soc-2 homolog, whose amino-acid sequence MKKSNKYRTGVGNISSVCLSEAKSDRAEPQDSLGNFYMKEQDIPEYLEGCGLTTCSAGNDMPEAVEDIPKEHHKEKKLSTASIASGGDTKKTVTVKHPESNKPKPTAKKCKPIQADLDVAKEFIRCRDECLTRLDLSKSSITNLPSSVRDLSHLQEFYLYGNKLVTLPPEIGCLTSLRILALNENSLTSLPDTLENLKSLKVLDLRHNKLSEIPDVVYKLTSLTTLFLRFNRVRYVSDNIRNLTNLTMLSLRENKIKSLPAGIGKLVHLITFDVSHNHLEHLPEEIGNCVQLSTLDLQHNELLDIPESIGNLVAVTRLGLRYNRLSCIPKSLANCRLMDEFSVEGNQVSQLPDGLLSSLSELTTITLSRNCFSAYPSGGPSQFTNVDSLNMEHNQIDKIPYGIFSRAKNLTKLNMKENQLTSLPLDIGTWVNMVELNLGTNQLTKIPDDIQCLQNLEILILSNNLLKRIPASIGNLRKLRVLDLEENKIECLPNEIGFLRDLQKLILQSNQVTSLPRAIGHLLNLTYLSVGENNLNYLPEEIGTLENLDSLYVNDNANLHNLPFELALCTNLSIMSIENCPLSKIPAEIVAGGPSFVIQFLKMQGPYRSM is encoded by the coding sequence ATGAAAAAGTCGAATAAATATCGAACGGGTGTGGGTAACATTTCGTCAGTGTGCCTGTCCGAGGCTAAGTCGGACAGGGCCGAGCCTCAGGACAGTCTTGGTAACTTTTACATGAAGGAGCAAGACATACCCGAGTATCTAGAGGGCTGTGGTCTTACGACTTGCTCCGCCGGCAACGACATGCCCGAGGCAGTGGAGGATATTCCCAAGGAGCACCACAAGGAGAAAAAATTGTCAACCGCGTCGATAGCCAGTGGGGGTGATACCAAGAAAACAGTGACTGTCAAACACCCCGAGTCAAACAAACCTAAACCCACGGCTAAAAAATGTAAACCCATACAGGCGGACCTCGACGTCGCCAAGGAGTTCATACGGTGTCGGGACGAGTGTCTTACCAGGCTGGACCTCAGCAAGTCCAGCATTACCAATCTGCCGAGCTCCGTGAGAGATCTATCGCACTTGCAGGAGTTTTATCTCTACGGTAATAAACTCGTGACATTGCCGCCAGAAATAGGATGTCTGACTAGTCTGAGGATTCTGGCCTTGAATGAAAATTCTCTCACCAGCCTGCCAGACACCCTTGAGAATCTCAAGTCGCTTAAGGTCCTCGATCTGCGGCATAACAAACTCAGTGAGATACCTGATGTCGTTTACAAATTAACATCACTCACGACACTGTTTTTACGCTTCAACCGGGTCCGCTATGTCAGTGATAACATAAGAAACTTGACTAATTTAACGATGCTAAGTTTAAGggagaacaaaataaaatcattgccTGCGGGCATCGGCAAGCTGGTGCATCTCATAACCTTCGACGTGTCTCACAACCACTTGGAGCACTTACCCGAGGAAATAGGCAACTGCGTCCAACTGTCGACCCTGGATCTCCAGCACAACGAGCTGCTGGACATACCCGAGAGCATCGGGAACTTGGTCGCTGTGACGAGATTGGGACTGAGATACAACCGTCTCTCGTGCATACCCAAGTCGCTGGCCAATTGCCGGCTGATGGATGAGTTCAGCGTCGAGGGGAACCAGGTCTCCCAGCTGCCAGACGGTCTACTTTCGAGTCTGTCTGAGCTGACTACTATAACTTTATCACGTAATTGTTTTTCAGCGTATCCCTCGGGAGGTCCGTCCCAGTTCACCAACGTCGATTCACTTAACATGGAACACAATCAAATAGACAAAATTCCTTATGGAATATTTTCACGTGCTAAAAATCTGACAAAGCTCAATATGAAGGAAAATCAGTTGACGTCATTGCCACTTGACATTGGAACATGGGTAAATATGGTAGAGCTTAATCTTGGTACAAATCAACTAACTAAAATTCCAGATGACATTCAGTGCCTGCAGAATCTTGAGATTCTCATTCTGTCCAACAATTTGTTGAAACGTATACCAGCAAGTATTGGTAATTTACGTAAATTACGTGTTCTGGACcttgaggaaaataaaattgaatgtttGCCGAACGAAATTGGTTTTTTACGTGATCTTCAGAAGCTCATACTGCAGTCAAATCAAGTTACCTCGTTGCCACGTGCCATTGGACATCTTCTTAATTTGACTTATCTGAGTGTaggggaaaataatttaaattatttgccTGAAGAAATCGGTACACTTGAGAATCTTGATTCGCTTTACGTAAATGACAACGCAAATCTTCATAATTTGCCATTTGAATTGGCGCTATGTACAAATCTCAGTATTATGTCTATTGAAAATTGTCCATTGTCGAAAATTCCAGCAGAAATAGTTGCCGGTGGTCCGTCCTTcgttattcaatttttaaaaatgcaaggGCCGTACAGGTCAATGTAA
- the LOC103576743 gene encoding zinc finger CCHC domain-containing protein 10 isoform X1, which yields MSANGLKLIKKPNPYPQGMRCQKCLEMGHWSYECKGKRKYLHRSSRTTQLKKALKQKEENKSETKNSKSKDENAVEKIPVTKKKKSKKESSSSSSSDSSSSDSDSSSSDSSSDSDSSSSSSSSSSSSSSNSSSSSSSSSSSSSSSNDSSSKKKRRKKK from the exons atgagcgCCAATggattgaaattaattaaaaaacc AAATCCTTATCCTCAAGGTATGAGGTGTCAAAAATGTTTAGAAATGGGCCACTGGAGTTATGAATGCAAAGGAAAACGAAAATATCTCCATCGGTCTTCAAGGACAACGCAATTAAAAAAAGCTTTGAAAcagaaagaagaaaataaatc agaaacaaaaaattcaaaatcaaaagATGAAAATGCGGTGGAAAAAATACCAGTGacgaagaagaaaaaaagtaagaaagagTCAAGCAGCTCAAGTAGTTCAGATTCTTCAAGCAGTGACAGCGATAGCAGTTCATCAGATTCCTCGTCGGACAGCGACTCCAGCAGCAGCAGTTCCAGCAGTAGCTCTAGCAGCAGTAGTAATAGTtccagtagcagtagcagcagcagcagcagtagctCTAGTAGCAATGACTCGAGTAGCAAAAAGAAGCGacgaaaaaagaaataa
- the LOC103576822 gene encoding uncharacterized protein LOC103576822 encodes MDLNSQYRDMKVDNDKMDCLLNEFAEKNVKLELMKELASKSEINLRRREEDFKNMEKKLDSLHNSIFKMENDLCESIWKFAAEHDFASLINKFLDEPMINYEENNTMRLKKISKIKSDVQTIISEINDIMIDIDKSLIGIHEKLTRNINIDPKKFNDSKDFVREIKIEGKKDFIKIEKEDSKIQMKFETPQNIKSSKFSVKKKTPICKKFEMSS; translated from the exons atGGATTTAAATTCACAGTACCGAGATATGAAAGTTGATAATGATAAGATGgattgtttattaaatgaatttgctgaaaaaaatgttaagttgGAATTAATGAAAGAATTAGCCAGTAAAAGTGAAATTAATCTTAGGAGAAGAGaagaagattttaaaaatatggagaaaaaattg gaCAGTCTTCACaacagtatttttaaaatggaaaATGATTTATGTGAATCAATATGGAAATTTGCGGCTGAGCATGATTTTGCGTcactaattaataagtttCTAGATGAGCccatgataaattatgaagaaAACAATACAAtgcgtttgaaaaaaatttcaaaaataaaaagtgacgTACAGACAATTATTTCAGAGATCAATGACATAATGATAGACATCGACAAATCATTGATAGGAATCCATGAAAAATTAACCCGGAATATTAATATagacccaaaaaaatttaatgattcaaAAGATTTtgttagagaaataaaaattgaaggcaaaaaagattttataaaaattgaaaaagaagattcaaaaattcaaatgaaatttgaaaccCCTCAGAATATTAAATcctcaaaattttcagtgaaGAAAAAGACTCccatctgtaaaaaatttgaaatgtcTTCTTag